The following coding sequences lie in one Acropora palmata chromosome 3, jaAcrPala1.3, whole genome shotgun sequence genomic window:
- the LOC141876386 gene encoding charged multivesicular body protein 1a-like yields MPSIEDTLFQLKFTTKQLERFSKKSEKEEKAQQAKVKKALQQKNFEGAKIYAENAIRKKNEGLNFLQLASRVDAVSSKVQSAMMMKQVTKNMDGVVKGLDKAMQTMDLEKISATMQKFEGLFEDMDVNTQVLESAMGEATTLTTPQDQVEALIQQVAEENGLEIMSQLEAVQPGTSSLRTQEGERSQREEDTLSKRLAALRS; encoded by the exons ATGCCTTCCATAGAAG ATACCTTATTTCAACTGAAG TTTACAACGAAACAGTTGGAAaggttttcaaagaaaagtgagaaagaagaaaaagcacagcaagcaaaagtgaaaaag GCCTTGCAGCAAAAGAACTTTGAAGGTGCAAAGATTTATGCCGAAAATGCaattagaaagaaaaatgaaggatTGAACTTTCTGCAACTTGCCTCACGTGTGGATGCAGTTTCCTCAAAAGTACAGAGTGCAATGATGATGAAACAA GTTACAAAAAACATGGACGGTGTTGTAAAAGGGTTGGATAAGGCCATGCAAACAATGGATCTAGAGAag ATTTCAGCTACCATGCAGAAGTTTGAAGGATTGTTTGAAGATATGGATGTAAACACACag GTGTTAGAAAGTGCTATGGGGGAAGCTACTACGCTAACGACCCCACAAGACCAG GTTGAGGCTCTGATCCAACAAGTTGCGGAAGAAAATGGTTTGGAAATAATGAGTCAACTGGAAGCAGTACAACCAGGAACTTCATCACTTAGAACCCAAGAAGGGGAAAGGTCACAGAGAGAGGAAGATACACTAAGCAAAAG ACTTGCTGCTTTAAGAAGTTAG